The genomic DNA ttgctttttacTTTTCACAGAAACAAGAGTTGCGTAGAAAACAAGCTGTGAAAGAAGCCAAAAAGGCGAAAGCAGACGAAAAGCCGGACACTGAAGCATCTGGTGATGCGAAAGAGGAACAAAACGGTATCGAAGTTGACGAAACTCCGTCCGAAGTAAAAGTTAACGgagattaaaattaaaaatcaacaaACATCATCTCAAGAAATGAGGAACAGTAAGGAGAAAAGAGGCTCTCGAAAAATGTAGCTCGAAGTTtcaaaaaagtgaaaattgaATTGTGCATGATTCTCAAACAATTCTGTCAATGTTTATATAGAGCTAATACATGGACCAAATGTAATTATTGTGTGGCTCATGTgtaattctaaaatatttttaccctAATGTAGTTGTGTCTCGTTATGGAATGCTACAATAAATTGATGTTTTCTATTCACTTTTGATTTTTGCACCCGGGGAATTTGGTACCAGGAACTATGCAGTCCTTATCTAGAGAGGGATCCGAGCGCGGATAAGACTACCTAATTATATGGCTTCAAGCCATATAATTAGGTAATGGAATTAGTTTAATTCCCTTTTTGAAACTCTTCATTCTTTTCTtactatgcataaaaactatTTCATTCATGCAATCTTCATGCAATCGATCCTTACCTAGTTGTTATACACAAGTCGCACTTTGGCTTCTGTACAGTTTATAATTTGTGCGTAAATGAGTATTATAGTAATATTAATGAACTACAGAATATTAGTAAGAAATAATACTGCAGTAAATACAAAGCGAAATTTCTTTCAAAGCGAAGGATGAAAAAATTACTAGTCATTGATACTAAGACTTCCATTCTGCTGTAAACCAACATTAATCAAGAATTGTCAAGATCGAGTATATATCATCAAGACAGTTTAATTGATATTTTCCGGTACATTAGAATTTATTTGATACTTTTGGAATCAAGCAAGCTACCATAATGGGGCGAATAAGCTAAAAAAAATCCTAAACAAACCATGGTGAAAGGATGAAGTGGCTATGTGGCACACATTCATCTTCACAAGAACAAGGCTTTGCTAACTTTTCTCATTCTTTCGAAACAATTTGTGAAAACTACTGTCTTGCCTGACTAGAACAGAGTGACAACAGGAGAAAAATAACTTTTCATTGTAAGATGTGCAGCTTCAAGCAAGGAACAGTTTGAGTGTCTTTATTCATTCAAACAATTCTGTTGGACATCTTTCCATTATTGTTAGGGGTGCTACAAAATATGTCACCAATCTTATTTTGTTCTGAGATTTGAAACAGCTGTATTGATTTCCTGCCCCCGCAAACCAAAATGTGGAAACacaaagaattttaaaatttaatttcgaAATAGGAAAAATACAACTAATGAAACACAATACTGACATTTGTCTTCATAGTTGTTCGGTACATGAAGAAGAAATTAGGTAAAATGCTTGTTTTTGGTCACAGTGTAGAAAGTGCACTCTGATGATATctttatttctgaaaaataaaaaaaattatgaccaAACCTAGAAGCTGTTAAGCAGGAGTTCGGAttatatttaaaacatattttaaaggTTATTTCTGTTTTGTATATCATTGAGTGAACATTTGTTGTTCTAGAGTGCAAGTGTATAGGCTAAgctattttaatatatttaatatttttacataataCTGTGACTGGAACACTGTCACCGAGGGAGTAATATAGCGAAGGTTGTTATAGAGGAGAGCAGAGCTGTATAGTGGTTAACATGGTATCGCAGGAAATATACATTTCTGGAAAAATATACAATTCTGAGTCATTGAATTCGTGACCTCTGACAACAGGCTGACAAAAATTTTTACTCAGACCTTAGATCTGAGagtaataaattttgataatgaaaacTTTGAGATATGCAAGCCTTCTTCAATTGCATGCTGAGAATGTTTTATCAACTTGATGCTTTTTGAGTTCCTATCAGAAATTTTCACTTTGATTATTTCGACTTGAAACAGAAGCCAGAATTTCAAATTCGGCTTCATGGAGCTCGAATATATGACTCTTGActccaaaaaaaaacatgacttcaTGAAATAggagaaatttgaaatttttcagtatttattgaTAAGTACTAATGATGATATTATAGCTTAAAAAGGTAGAAGGTTATGAATGAAccttctttttctttttgccctttttctttttcttcttcattccaaaagaaaatttagcaaTAGATTCGTAAGTTGTTTGTCCCAACTCAGCTGTTGTTCGCACTTTTACTGCAGGTAAATTACCTGGGAAATAGAAAAGTTAATATGATAGGTGTCAATCTTTGCCAGTAAACCCAATCCTTGTAGCATACCGTaaagcagggtttcccaaactttttaggccgCGTACCCCTATTTGTGAATCTCAGTTTTGATGGACGCCCATACTATAGCCGTATCAATTTGTGTGCCTAAGCAACgaggaaggataatgtttcGTTTACAACACAAACGACACAATAATGTGATGGATGAGATTATTTTTTACTGCACAATTTATAAATCCCCTGAATAATTTGAGACAAGCAAACAGTGGCAGGCAAGTCTTGACCTGTATTTTTGTCATCATACCCCCCAAatgtgcagtcatcacggaccCCAACTAGTAGATTGAACAAAAATTGCACCTActaaatagaaaaattaatcaaatcgaaaaatataaaaactagaGCATGGGAATGGTTAATAGTTACATTTAATTTTGGTTGTTAATTGCCATCCCAGGTAGTACTCCTGTTTCTAATGTACATTCATAACAGCTGGCCATCAATGAAGGCTTTGCGTTCACGATCTTTTTTGGCGCACTAGATATAAATCCAGCTTGTCATTTTGCATCAGATTGTTATACACTAGTGACTTAATCTGATTTTCTATACTCGATACAGTAAATCATTTAATACAGAGAAACTCAATGTTCACAGATTAtcgtttcaaaatataaaaagtcattttcaaaaaaaaaatagatggGTTGAGCTCTCTTTTCTGTAGTACAAAAAATGAATAGTAAAACAATGTTTACCAAGTTTTCTTGCATCCAATCCTGCTAACAGTTCTCTGGCAGCCATATCTCCAATAACATTGTCATCCATGTCCAATTCTATAAAGCATTGTGAATACATCAGCATCCTGaaattttgaagtaaaattttcttttaaGCTATTCACCTAGTGGATTAGGGCTTCGGTGTTTAGAATGTTTTTGTTAATATTGAAGCATTCTTCAACTCCCGGGGGAAATCGTAGTCGGTATTTCAGATTTGCAATGATAATACGCGAAGTCAATATTTTCCGACAGGAGTTTAAAATTGCATTTGCAACTGATAATCCAGGAAGGCTTTTTTATACAACGCTTAAATACACCTTTCACTTCGATTATGGCGCTATACAAGCATCCGTGGATATGTGAGGAGCATTTATTTTGGCAACAACAGGAATCTTTTtagttcagcattgcctacccaatttattacacccttggTGAGGTGGAGGCCGTAGGGCACGAGATTAGAACCCGAAATTGTAACTTGCTTTGTTAACATAGTCTATCGCTCTAACGACTAAGCAATTGGTTCTCAACTTTTGGTGAGTCCGagaagaggttgactattatttacggagcttgacaacaaatttataaaaaataattagcgcttaggaagtattcgtaccaagatgatgcacaacctgaacaaccctgacccggtacacatactacgtttaggttgtgcgccattttggtacgaatacttcggaagcacaaattaatttgtaacttgtagataatTTCATGTTTggccttgttgccacatttcgacactaTACAGTTGTCATTTTCGTTAATGTCGTTATTGCTTCTTTTGACAGCCAacccctaggtttctctcacAAGCCCTGAAAATTCATATGGAGCCCTCCGAGAACCTATGCACGAGACCATTACACCCGCAATCACATGATGGAATCAATCAACAAGTTGTCAATGCCCAATTTTCTTTGAGTTTGGAACTGAAGCAAGAgtcagaatttttttaaattgagagTCCGGAGTCGAAGTCATTTATTGTGAAGCTATAATAATATTGCATTATTGAATTAACCTTTTGAGGACTTCAATGCACAGAAATAATTTATCTTCTCTCCCTGGACCATAACTATCAATCCCATTATCACCAATATGAAGAACATGAACATATGGTCCAACTACAGGTGGGAGTGCTTCagcttttttcttctttttgccttcaagttaaaataataaatttgatttatttgtaCGCTTTTGCTATATACTAATAGATGAGTGCTCAAAAAATCAACTGGGTTGAATTACAAAAATAGAGATATGTGTATTGAGATGGGACATGACATAAATTACTGTAATACATCTTTGAGAAAACCTAATATGAGCACTCAAAAAGAATTTACTCAACCATGTATAAATATtgacaaaatgaatttaatgtTTCTTTATAATTAGTGTTAATCCAAGTTTCATGCCCATGATATTTCCATTACTGATGTACCAAAATCAGACTAATCTATTGCAGCTTTCTCTGgactaatatttgaatattgcaactaaactaaagcctCAGAATAACGAATAACAATTAccttatttgatttacaactaatttttgtacGTACAACTGAAAACTATAACATAACACCCAATACTACAAAACAATGCAATGTTTATAACCAAGCTTAAATATCTGTCTAAACGAAAGAGGTGTTTGAGCGTCTatacaaattgcaattgttacatcattgtTAACTTAATGCTGATTGgtcatatttatgaaaaataaattattgctcAGGTAAACATCTACCCTAGCCAATTTATCACAAACCCTGGATGAATTTCTGTGGTTGTGCAGCTAGGCCTTTTTGTGTCACATTTCACAATTAATATTCTCTGTATTAAAAATCATAACACTCAAaccttttttcttcttcttttttttctttttcccaCTCCCTGGTTTTGAACCAGCAGAATCAGCTCCACCTTCTGTTGTTACTCCTCCATCGGTGGTGACTTGAGAAGTCAACATTTTATCAGATGCTGAGCAAAAAAAAGCAATGCTATTAGTTAATATTTAGAGCAATACACTAGTGCGGGGGTGCACAACAGGCGGCTCGTGGGGTCACAGCCCGCCAAGCAATTTAGTGTGGCatttgtcaacactcagatttttcctcatcaagcataaaatcccaATCCGacagtttactttgaaaaaaaacccagtcacatgggtaaaaatacatgttttgtTGCTTCTGTCGCTGCATTAAATCCTTCGCTGTTTGCCCGTTGCATCTATCACTGTAGTTTGTTCTTGTATTACTGTAGTTGTAGTTTGCATAAAAAAAGcctttttttgtgtggcccagctacatgtttgaagttggttatatggcccaccgacaaaaaatgttgcctaCCCCTGCACTAGCGTATGTTGCAGCTATGATATTATAATGCATTTGACAAATTTGATATAATGTCACAGTGGTCATCATTTTATGACgttgaataaaaacaattcaattatattcaCAGTCAACAATTATCACAGTTCCAATCTCGATGGTCAGGCATAAAAAGAAAATAGCTCGAAGATCAATAAATAGGTTATTGACTTGAGATGGTTAAAGATCTAACAATCACAATAACAGGGTGTTAATGTGCAGAAAGATATCTGAATTACATGAAATAGCAGccaattaaatattataaattaactAATAAAGCTAATAAAGAAAGGTGGTAACATTCACAGGCATTCATTAAAAATGTCTCCTCTATGAATATTCGAAGTGTATGCCatgtttcccccaaaataacactgggttttatttcaattttcttccaaaaaataacactagggcttattttcggggtatgtattatattttcatttaccgAAAACAAacttacaaagtagagaattgcgagattttgaaatatacaaaatatgaaaaccgatataataacacttttttattcaaaataactgcaaaacatagactatcaatcatttaaaatgaGTAGAAGAGATTGCTTGCAATCGACtaggttaaaaaaaattttgcgttattgactaggttttattttaaggggagggcttatattgaaatcatttttaaaattcaggctaagttttattttcggagtaggtcttatttttgggaaAACACGGTTATCAACAGTGAAAATATCATCATCACAAAATCTTACTTTCTAATGCTCCTTCAGCAATCATCAATGCTTTCATTTTTTCTTCTTCTATTCGTTGACTATTTTCATGTTCAGCGTTAGCAGCAGCGTATCGTAACATTTCAATAACACCATCACATTGTAGTTGGTTGCCGTCAAGAAAAAATTCTCGTACTGTTGTTTTGCACAATACTTCACCTAGTGGTTCACCACTCTTTGGCGTTAACCCACAATAACAGAGGCTGATAGAGAGCATGATctatcaaataaaaatgaagaaataaagGAAGATAGATTGTTTATAGTTCTAATGAAGAGGGGAGAGGAAGGTCAATATTACAGCTTGATCATATTCTGAACCACAGCAACTCCTcttgttaccagtccatatttGGTATAGATTAGATGGCCCAGTTGTTTGTTGATattggaggaagccataaccgctATGGCGATTCGGAGTCTCGCAATTTTCTCGCACatatttaaccctttccatgcgatttttatcttttattaaataatcgtatttgctacaccgactttatgcatttgtacccccacaactaatcgatcgactaacgaaaaagtaatgatcctctgctgcccactgacggctcgttggaaagcttatttaaagagcttgcaattggcgattgaaaattttattttttcaaaaggggtggtctgagtcacaaaccggatagaaaaaaggcattttttttcttgggtgttgaaacttcaaaccgtgaaaaaaaatagaaatattcgctaaatcctttactgttaccgcttcttggttggcaaacaatagcataatattgctgtagcaatttcgttatctaactcaaaatactttggtagatggaaggaataatatgtcttctattaccacccaaaaaacaccgaaatttgcataaatttcaaaaatactccctcgttccgccgcaaataaaattcccatggtaaacgaaagcgagatttaccgtcgcttatgttaatctcgaagaagacttcttatcaataaactaaaacccggaaaaactagaccaacagtttgcgaccgattgctaaataaaacagtggagtacatcaacgtacccgccgcaaactagcgagttttgtcgtgggtacgtatacgtgcccaccgcacagAAAGGGTTAATAACCCCACAAGATTAGAACATGCGAACcaatgcagggtaatcagaggtgcggtggcaagcgtattcctagcgCTTGAAACGATTTACCAAACCGCCGAGCCGGCAATGTGGACATAAGATATAAATTACCACGTCAAATCTTCAAACACTGAATGGTATAactttgtatttaatatagaaTAATTTTTCAGTGTAAAATTACACTTTTGCATTAGCATTGGTGGGCATTTTCACATCTTATAATCGATATTGGAGGATGTTTCAAACTCCCAAGGGTGGAAGTAGAAATTTCAGACCTAAAAGAGTCCTAATCTGTGACAACTTGAAAATGCAAGTCAATGTATCcctttgtttatatatatatctgcagTCAAGCGATGATTGCTGTAGCATTTTAAATCAGACACCAATCATTGCTGTACTGTAGATGTAGTGTGTTAATTCtttcaactttattcatttaactATTGAGCCGCTTACTGTTAGCATCAGCAATTCGATAcgtatttgttttcttgtttaataacatttacttgtgttatattttactttagATTCATTCTAATTTCTGAGTGGGCtttaaatttaagttgaataaagccttatatcaaggtactatatttctcattcattacttaatcaaagtcaaaattttggCCAAAACTGAAAATAAGGAATTATGTTGACAAAGCATGATCAACACACCACAAAAGAGTCAAAAGTTCTTCGCAAACTAAAGTTGGAGTCATAGTTTTTAAATTGCTCAGAGTTTGGAGTCAGGTTCAAATTACTATTACTAAACATCCCAGTACATCAATGATAACAGTTACCTTGTTATTCTTGAGTCCATTGCATAAACCAACACATCCTGCATCACCAAATTCATTGTAATCTAAGTTGATTTCAACAAGATTTGAAACCCTGAATGCTTTAGAAAATCTGGCAACAGTGAAATGTTGAATGTCACAATCCATGAGCTCAATTCTTCTTACTGGATAAAAACCTTTTTCCAGAAGTAGTGCctgttatgaaatatttaatattatcattaatttagaaagcaaatattttttcactttcATACACATTTTTGGTACTTCCGTAATGTGTAtaccaggccataattttatttcgattttccttattttagttttattacgagttcaggaagTGTCTGCCTAATACCATTTCAGGGACTgtctgcgttagccaagtgaatatactccctgcccataggttacAGTCtctctacacaacttgatgtaaagtaggtggacaaaattaattacctccatattggtatagaTACTTCTGAAATGCCCATTTTTTTCCCTGAAGACCatttttaaatatgatattATAATTGTTATCTATTGTGATATATTATGAAAAACAGCTCAGTgtttggcgcatcgtgctaagtgttaggatcATGTTTGAtcctaataaataaaatatgagtcgacgaataaaataaaattaccaaGTCAGCAACTTCATCATGTTCTGTTTCTAAATCCCAGCAACATATTTCATGAACATGAGTGAATCTTTCGTTACGAATTGATCGGACGACAGGTCGCAACCTTACCGGAGGAGTATTAGGATCTTTCATTCCTACATCAACTTCTTCAATAATGAACTAAAATGGAAGCgtagaattttatttaaaatcaaatattttttaaacaaattattaCTCTGATGAATAGAAGATCTTCTACCTTACAATGACTGGTAACAATACAATGGTTTATCATTTGAATGAGGCCTCGTATCGGCTTTTTCCCACATTAATTTATAAAATCATATACATATTATACTTTTACCGAAGTGTTTATTCATGGGATAGGGTAGCAGACGAACtagaaattgaattaaaatattcagcCCTTGACTGACATTCTAAACCTAGCATTGACCATTTTGTTGAGAAAAACCTTTTTggcccatttcaatttttatattacaCTAAACCGGATAGAAAGAAATATTAGACAAAAATCTGAATACTGGCCATAAATATAGCTGCCGAATTTTGGCAAACGAGTTCATAAAACacgaagaaataaaaaaaataaaaaatcgctAATGTTATTGCAAAAATTTTCGACCAATCACCTTTCTCGCATACATTCTATCTTCAATTCCTTTCTTCAATGCTTTTTGTAACCAAACACAGGGTATGGATTTATCAAGCGTGCATTGCATTTCATACGTTCCTAAAAATTTCTTCtgataaatatctgaatcttcATCCCATTTCACtctttttgatttctttttccCTCCCTTTCCTTTTTTGCCCTTTTTCGCCATTCGATTGTTTATTTGCTTTTATGAAATTTAACTTGGAAATCTATGACATAATGTGAATCTATGAAAAAGAAATGCAGGATTGACTGTAGCTTATTATATTCATTACCATGTTCCGAGCTTTTATACTTATCCTAGGATGAGAAAAACCAACCAtttctataaaaaaatttaaaccttATTCCTATTCTTTGATctgattttatcatttattttactCCCTATTTTGCAGATTAATATACCTTTTTTACCGATTAATAGAATGAACAAACTACTGTAACCGATTTTGACTCATGATTCAGATTAGGTAGTTATATGAAGTGACTGAAAATTTCTATTCATGAATATTAATTCGTACGGGCAGTTATAatagtataattttttttgtaagtttatatataacttatatttataaatttatttataagtttATTAAGTTGAAAGTTAAAACTTTGACATTGGATTGTAATCAGAAATATCCATCCCCCTTCGTGTTTAGTTTAAAAAGGGTAACTGTTCTCCCCAATGATAAAATCTAATGCATACCtaaatttactgaaatattTACGAAGCTGAACCTCGTAAGGGTTGTGAGTTGTAACCATGACAAAGGGTACTTCAGCGTAGGGGAATCCCGTTACATTTTCGCATTTTTCTTGTGCCGTGTTGTCATCTTAAAACCAAAAGTATTTTGCATTCCTCATCTAAAATAACATGattgtttttgaaatatgtaaatacaaatattcaaaatacaaaTTATCTGTAAACAACGACTTTTCCCAATATTCATATTTCTTATCGCTATATGTCGCTCGTGTAGCACGTTGGATCTTGTGAAAAAGCCATGCCTCCCTCGCTGGCAATGTGGATGCATTGGAATTTTGGGGGATTTCCCATGTTCCTGTCAAATTTGATGTCAGGCtgacttttattatttatatataccgacgaaatgataaaatttaaGACTTAAAATGAGCATTTAATGATTGATTCATAGCATGTAGAtcagcatatttttttttatgtaggCAGGTTTAGATGAAATTCAATATGACACATTCCTGCATTCTGAAACCCCCATGCTCTTCTATGACTGTATGACCATTTCTGCATGTTTGTTCATTTactgatttaaattaaaaattgaattgaaaacgCTTATTCCCGTATTTGGCCATTATACAGTTATATCAGTATATTAAGTTACCTATATATTTTCATGGctcattatttttttagttCCAGACAGTTCTAAATAAAAATGGCAGAACTATTGAAAAGCAGTCAAA from Styela clava chromosome 12, kaStyClav1.hap1.2, whole genome shotgun sequence includes the following:
- the LOC120329759 gene encoding uncharacterized protein LOC120329759, producing the protein MAKKGKKGKGGKKKSKRVKWDEDSDIYQKKFLGTYEMQCTLDKSIPCVWLQKALKKGIEDRMYARKFIIEEVDVGMKDPNTPPVRLRPVVRSIRNERFTHVHEICCWDLETEHDEVADLALLLEKGFYPVRRIELMDCDIQHFTVARFSKAFRVSNLVEINLDYNEFGDAGCVGLCNGLKNNKIMLSISLCYCGLTPKSGEPLGEVLCKTTVREFFLDGNQLQCDGVIEMLRYAAANAEHENSQRIEEEKMKALMIAEGALETSDKMLTSQVTTDGGVTTEGGADSAGSKPGSGKKKKKKKKKGKKKKKAEALPPVVGPYVHVLHIGDNGIDSYGPGREDKLFLCIEVLKRMLMYSQCFIELDMDDNVIGDMAARELLAGLDARKLGNLPAVKVRTTAELGQTTYESIAKFSFGMKKKKKKGKKKKKK